The region GCCTTGCGGATTTCGGGAATATTGTGATCGGTGGTGACCAGGAAATAGGAAGACAGCGCCATGGTTTCCCACGCCACCATGAACATATAGGCATCGTCCGCCAGCAGCACCAGCGTCATGCCGACGAGGAACAAGTGATACTCCAGGCATACCAGACCGAGTGTGCCCCCGCCATGGTTTTGAAATAACCCGCGCTATAAAGGGACACGCCCATGGATGCGCCGCCCAGCAGGATCAGGAAGAAGGCAGACAGCGGATCAAGGCGGAGATGAAATGGAAGATCGGGCAGGCCCAGCGGCAGCACCATGATGTTGGGTGCCGCGGCCAGGGCCCACAGCCCCGTAAGCGCCATCAGCAGCGATGTCAGCGCGCTGAGCGGAAAGATTACGCGATTGATCAACCGCGGCGTGCGTTGCAATGCAAGCCCTGCCACTCCGAGAGCTATCCAGAACTGGACCAGCCAGCCAATTACATCTAGAGGCAATATTCCAACGGCGTCCATCTGGTATTACTTGTACACCCCTCGATTGAATGCGCAGCTTGCAGGCGTGCGATTCTACTCCTGCGCTTGGAGGCTGTTCAAGAAACGAATCACTGTTTCGGACCATTCACCCCAACTGTGTAACCCGCAGGGGCTATCAAGATCGGCGCACACCTCGATTGGCCGGCCCGGTTTCGGGTTGTCACAAACTGCACGCATCATTGCTCGCGCCCCGGTCAGTGTAGTCCGGAGCCCGCGTCCGTTGAAGCATTTCCTGTTTTCTGTTTTGCAATTTCTGCAGCCAGCTCATCCAGATTCTTTTTGGTCTTGAATTGCTTCCAGATAGCCTGATCATTGCTCATGCCGGCCTTGATTGCAGTTTCGACGACGTTCTGAATTCCCGCTTCATCCAAGCCCACCAGCACGAACATCTCCCCGTCAGTCGCCACGATGCTTTTGAATATCCGGGAACCATACAGCGTTTGATCGGTGATCTGCCTGGCGACCGAAGCACACACGCGCCCAATCATTTCCTTGCTTCCGGCACCGCTTGCTTCGGCATATTGTTCGACCATGTTTTGCGCCTGCACTTTCAACTTCTGCGCGAGTTCGACACGCGCGTCATTCGCGGCGATTTGTTTCATGAAGGCAGTACCCGCATCCGATCTGGCTGCCGAGCCAACCGCCCCGGTTGCCATACCTTCAACAGGAGCGCCGCACACCCACAGAGGAGCCGCGTCGTCGGAATCGGGAAACATGCACACGGGCATTTTTTCCACTTTGGCGGGTGGTGTGGAACATGCGGCGAAGCCCAGCCCGATCACAATCACGAACAACGCTTTGGTGATTTTGGACATTTGAGGACACTCCTGATCTGAATTGGCAAATTCAAGCCGTGCAAAGATTCAATGACAACATGCCGGGGCGGCCTTTAGTCAGTTCGAAACCGTGACAGGTTGTTGCCCCGTTTTTCGTTGAACCTGGCAAGAATCTTGACAGATATTATGTGAAATTTAGAAAGATGGTTGAAAAAGGCGCGCGGCTTAACGATTTCCGTACCAGGCAAAAAATTCATTTGCGGGCATCGGCGAGGCGAGGCCATAGCCCTGCGCATACCCGCAACCCATTTCAGCGAGCACTCCCACCAGTTGCGGATCCTCCAAACCTTTGGCGACGGTCAGCCGACTGAATGCCTTTGCCAGCGCGATCACGCCTTGCACGAGGACTCTGTCACCGTCATTCCTGGTCATGCCCTGTATGAAAGCCTGATCAATTTTTAGCATCTCGGCACCGAGTTTGCGCAGATAGGCCAGCGAGGAATAGCCTGTGCCGAAGTCATCCAGGGCAAAGCTGACGCCCAGTTTGCGGCAGGCTTCGAAAATTTCGGCGGACTGGCCGATGTCTTCCAATGCAGCCGTTTCCGGCACTTCGATCTGCAGTCTGCCGTGCGGCAATTCCGGATACTGCCGCAGCTTGCGTTGCAGTTTGCCGACAAAATCCGGGGAATGCAAATGACCTGCGGAGATGTTGATGCTGACTTTCAAATTCACTCCGGCCTGCCCCCAGGCCTGGATTTGCGCCAGTGCGGTTTCCATCACCCAATCGCCCAGTTTGATCCCAATCTCGGAATTCTCGATGCCAGGCAGGAACGCCGCCGGATGCAATACCCCCCGATCCGGGTGATTCCAGCGGATTAGCGCTTCCACGCCCGTTACCTTGCTGCTAGCCAACTCCAGTATGGGCTGGTAATACAGCTCGAATTCACCCGCCCCCAGACCGTACGAAATACGCTGACTGTTTTCACGCAGCAGACGCATGCGCTGGTCGTAAACGGCATCATAGAGATGGTAACGGTTCTTGCCGCTCTGTTTGGCGATGTACATGGCCTGATCGGCATGGCGCAGCAGGGTATCGCCATCTTCATCGTCGGCGGGGTAAAAGGTGACGCCGATGCTGGCCGACACGGCGACCTGGATCCCGCCGATTTGTATGGGGATCGCGATCGTCTGCGTGATCCGGTCCAGCACCTGGAAGCACTCGGACTCCTGGGACAGCTCGTTGAACAACACCACGAATTCATCCCCGCCGAGGCGCGCCAGGGTATCGCCCTCGCGCAAGATCTCCTGCAGCCGCCGCGTGATATCCACCAACAGCCGGTCCCCGGTCTCGTGACCGTGATGATCGTTGACGACCTTGAAACCGTCTAGATCGATGTAGCAGATGGCCAGCATCCTGCCGCTGCGCCGTGCATGAGCAATAGACTGCCCCAGACGATCCACAAGCAAGCGACGGTTGGGAATCCCGGTGAGCGCGTCGTAATTGGCGACGCGGCTCAGCTCGGCCTCATGCGCCTTGAAATAGGTGATGTCGGAAAACACCGCCACATGGCGTTGTACCTTGCCAGCATCGTCCCGGATGACCGAAATGGAAAGCAGTTCGGCATAGATCTCGCCGTTCTTGCGCCGGTTCCATATCTCGCCGCGCCATGCGCTCTTGTCTTTCAACGATGTCCACATGTCGGTATAGAACGCACTGTCCTGGTGGCCGGAACTCAGTATCCTCGGGTTTCGACCCAGCACCTCTTGGCGATCGTAGCCGGTGATGTGCGTGAATGCCGGATTGACATTCACGATGAAATTTTCCGCATCGGTGATGACAATCGCCTCCCGGCTGTTATCGAACACGCTCGCGGTGATGCGCAATCCCGCCTCGGCCCGTTTCAGTTCGGTGATATCGCGCCCGATGATGACCAGCCCCTTGCGCCCGCCTGCCTGATGGAACAGGGGCTTTTTGATGACATCGAATGTCAGCTCATCGCCATCCGGCTGCGGGATGGTCTCTTCAATGCGCAGGACATCGTCCTTGTGCCAGGCATTTTCGTCTGTCTCATGGCAATGAAGCAGCACCTCCCCGAAATTCGGGTCGGCGGTCTCCGCAAGCTCCCGATCAGTCTTGCCTTGCCAGTCCAGCCCTTCCAGGCCGAACGCATGGCGAGCGGAACGATTGGATTCCAGCCAGCGTCCCTCACCATCCTTGAACTGGATGGGATCGGGAATCGCCTCGATCAGCGTGCGCAGCAGTTCTTCGCTCTGGTGCAATTTGGCCGACTTTTCCTCCACCAAGCGCCTGAGCTCTTCCTTGCTGCGCCGCATCTCGGTGATGTCCACCAGCGTCCCGATGACGGCAGGCCGTCCCTGATATTCGATACGGCGTCCATGTGCATCCACGACCATCGCGGTGCCATTGCGCTTGTACGCGGTAAAGCTGTACCGCATTGCAGCCACCTCGCCATCGAGGCGGCGCCGGAGGTTCGTCTCGACCAGCGCCCTGTCCTCGGCCTTGACGAACTGAATGGCGGGAATCACATCCACAAGTTCATCCGCCGAGTCGTAGCCGAACATATCGAGCAAGCCGGGGTTGGCATAGCGGAAAAACCCGTCCTGAATGATGTAGATGCCGACCAGCGATTGTTCCACCAGTGCGCGGAACTTGGTCGATTCTTCCACGACCAGTCCTTCCAGGCGTTGCCGATAGTTATCCAGTTGCTGCGCGGTCTGTTTGCGGCGGGTGATGTCGCGCGATACGCCCAGCACCCCGATCAACTGTCCCTGACTGTCACGCATCGGCGTCTTGATGGTCTCGAACAATCCGCGATATCCATCAGCCGCGAAGGTCAGCCATTCTTCGTTGAAGATCGTCCGGTCCTCCTGCATCGCCTTCAGGTCGTTTTTGCGAAAGGCTTCGGCGGTATCCTGGTCCACGAAATCCCGGTCGGACTTGCCGACGATGTCTTTCTCTTCCGCACCGTACAGGAGCTGGAATCGGCGGTTGCATGCGAGATAGACACCGTCGATATCTTTCAGCCAGACCATGTCGGGGATGGTATCGACGAAAGTCCGCAGAAACATTTCGTCCACCTGGAGCTTTTCGTCCAGCAGCCCGGACGCCATGGTCCGGGTCAGGTCGTGCTCGTCGGCCAGGCCGACCATGCGGCCCGTGTCGTCGACCAACGCCAGGTGCCGCACTTTCTTTTCCAGCATCTGCTCGGCGGCATGGTTGATGGTGGCATCGCTGGAGATCGTCAGCACCGGCGATGTCATCACGTCCGCGAGCCGGACGGCGAGCCGCTCCGGCTCGCTCGCATAGAAACGCACCACATCCCTTTCGGTAACGATGCCAACCGGCCTCTCGTTTTCGACTACCACCACGCAGCTCGCGCGCACTGCCTGCATCAGATTGAGTCCCTGCATCAGGCTGCTGTGGGGCGGCAGGCTCGGAACGGCGCGTTGCGCAACCGAGATGAGCTGCCGCCGCCCTGCCAGCGCGCTAAGATTCAGGTGCAGGCGAAAATCCGTTTCGTTGACCACGCCGGCAACCGCACCGTCGTCACCCACCAGCACCAGATGACGTATCCCTTCGCGCAGGCAGACCTGATAAGCATCCAGGCAGTCCATCGTGCAGGGGACGACAACGACCGGCGCAGACATGCTGGTACGCAACGGAGTTTCAAGCGGAGAGGAAGCACGCATGGCGTGCAGGATGTTGCGCTCGGTGACGATACCCACCGGATGTGCGTCCTTGTCGGTCACCACGACGGAAGAGAAACGGCGCCGCGCCATGAGGAGCGCAGCTTCGCCGAGGTTGGAATCGACCGGAAGGCAGGTGACGTCGCGTGTGGCAATGTCGATCAATCGTTGTTGTGTGTTCATTGTTATGTACAGCCCGCCCGGCAAAGCGTTGTTTCGCAGCACGGGAACGCTATCGCATTCCACCCAATAGTCGCGTGAACTCGTCCCGCACCACGGCGTAACATTCGCAACACATCTTTTCCAGCCGGGGACGGTTCAATACCTTGATGTGGCCCCGGTTGTAGTCGATCAATCCCTGATCGCGCAATTCGCCTGCCGCCTCGGTAATGCTCTCCCGGCGCACACCCAGCATGTTGGCGATCGCCTCATGCGTGAGCCGGAAATCGTCGGAAAGCGACTTGTCGTTGATCAGCAGCAAATGCTGGCACAGCTGCTGAGTCAGAGAGTGGTGCTTTTCACAGACCACCGTCTGCGATATCTGGGTCAGCGAGGCTTGCGCATAAAGCAGCAAAGTATCGCGCAAACTTGCCATGCGCCCATTCATCTCGCTCAGTGTGTCCGACGTTACCTGAAACACATGCCCGGAAGTTTCCACGGTCGCCCAATATGGCATTGCCGCGCCGCCCAAAACTTCGGCGACGCTGAACATACCCTCGTTCCCGACAACGGCAACACCCGCCGACTCTCCGCTTTCCAGCCGGTAGAACAGCGCTATCGCGCTATCGATCGGAAAGTACACATTGCTCAGCCGTTCGCCCGACCTGGCAATCTGCTCGCCAGCCTTGAGGTGGACGACCTGCATATGCGGAAGCAATTCCTGAAGTTCGTCCGGACGCAACGCGGCCAGCAGACGATTCTGGTTGGGGTTATGGTGGTGCGACATCAGAGTCCCTGTTTATTATTTGACTCGCGCCTCTGCGCTCAACGACGCATTGTTTCAGCTGACCCCTAAACCTCTTGGTGGAGAAACGACCTCTTATGGAGAAACGCGAACTCCCACAAACCCATCGGGCCACAAGAGTAACAAGGTAGGCCTGAAACAGTCTGTACGGTAGCACACACTAATGGAGATATCAGGCATTAACAGAGCAAAAAACAGGGTTATGCGTAGACGACCTGCACGTTCTGCGCACCACACATCGCACGCAATCCGTCGAGCAATTCATCCGGCAAGGTGACCTGCCATGGATCACCGAGCCGCAGAGGAGCGCTGCCGATCAGGTTGCGATAGTTGATCTGTACCGGACATTTTCCGCCGCAATAGGGCTTGAGCAGTTCAGCCAGTTGCGGAACGCGCACTTTGTCGTCGATTGAGCAGGTGATGTCCAGCCGTTTGGCGAAGGTCGCGCGCGCCTCGGCAAATGGGAACAGCTCTTCTGCCGTAACGCGCATATTGCCCGAGTAATCGTCCAGATTCGCCTTGCCACTCACCACCAGCAGCTCGTCGTCGCGCATCCAGACACGGTTCATGTCATAGAGTTCGTTAAACACCGTCACTTCAAGTTGTGCACTGCCATCGTCCAGCGTCACCACCGCCATTTTGCCGCGGCGCGTCTGCAGGATGCGCACACCGCTGACCATGCCTGCCAGTACCAGCGATTTCGCGTTATTGCGACGTCCGCCGCCACCATTGCCATAACCGCCGTTCCCGCTTGCGGGTGCAACGATGTCCGGCGTGATATCAGCCAATTTGATTTTTACAAAGTTGGACAACTCTTCCGCAAACTCCTGGTACGGGTGCCCGCTCAGGTAAAACCCCAGCGCGGTCTTTTCCTGCGCCAATTGCTCGCGCATCTTCCAGCGCGGCACATCCGCCATCCGTACCGGCATGGCGTGCGCCTCGTCGTCGCCGAACAGGCTGTTCTGGTTCGCCGCACGCGCTTTCTGTTCCGCGCTGCCCAGTGCCGCATCCAGCGATGCAATCAGTTGATAGCGATGATCGTTGATCTTGTCGAACGCGCCGGCCCTGATCAGCGCCTCAATGGAGCGGCGGTTCACGATGCGTTTGTCCACGCGGTGGCAAAAATCGAACAAATCTCTGAACGGCCCTGCCTTGCGCGCTGCCACGATGTTCTCCACCGCAGCCTCGCCCGTGCCTTTTACTGCGCCCAATCCATAGGCGATGGTCTTCGCATCCACCGGCTGGAAACGGAAGCACGAGGAATTGATGTCCGGCGCCAGGATGGTCAGCCCCTGCTGTACCGTATCCTGGTAGAAGAAACTGACTTTGTCGGTGTTCACCATTTCCGAGGTCATGGTCGACGCCATGAACGCGGCAGGGTAGTGGCATTTAAGATATGCGGTCTGGTACGCCACGAGCGAATAAGCTGCGGCGTGCGATTTGTTGAAGCCGTACCCCGCGAACTTCTCCATCGTGTCGAAGATCTCGTTCGCCTTTTTTTCTTCGATACCGTTTTTCCCCGCACCCGCAACGAAAATGCTGCGCTGCTCGGCCATCTCCTCGGCCTTTTTCTTGCCCATCGCGCGGCGCAGCATGTCCGCACCGCCCAGCGTGTAACCCGCCACCACCTGCGCCGACTGCATCACCTGTTCCTGGTAGACCATGATGCCGTAAGTATTGCCGACCACCTTCTCCAGCAGAGGATGCGGAAGAATCACCTGCTGGCGACCGTGTTTACAGTTGATGTAATCGGGAATGAAATCCATCGGGCCCGGCCGGTACAGGGCGTTCAAAGCAATGAGGTCTTCCAGGCAGTCCGGCTTCGCCTTTACCAGCGTGTCCTTCATACCGCGCGATTCGAACTGGAACACGGCGGTGGTGTTCGCTGTCTTGAAAATGCGGTCGTAGGTTTCCTTGTCGTCGAGGGGAATGTTTTCAATTGCAAAGGATTCAGGATCCTGGATACGGGATACAGTAGAACCCGCTGCCCCCTGCGCGCCGCTACCCTCCCCCTGTATCCTGTATCCAGGATCCTGTATCCCGAGCCCTTTGATGTATCGCACCGCCCAATCAATAATCGTCAGCGTGCGCAAGCCCAGAAAGTCGAACTTGACCAAGCCGACGGACTCCACATCATCCTTGTCGTACTGGCTTACCGTGCTTTCGCTGCCCTCGGCGCAATACAGCGGACAAAAGTCGGTGAGCTTGCCCGGAGCGATCAAAACACCGCCCGCGTGCATGCCGACGTTGCGCGTCAGGTCTTCCAGACGCTCGCCCAGCTCCATCAATTCTTCCACACCCTCTTCACTGGCGATGACGGCATTAAACTCCGGTTCCATCTCGCGCGCCTTTCTCAGCGACACCGGCTTCACGCCTTCTACCGGCACCAGCTTGGAGAGTCTGTCGCACAAACCATAAGGAAAATCCAGTACGCGACCGACATCGCGAATAACGCCCTTGGAAGCCATGGTGCCGAAGGTGGCGATCTGCGACACGTTCTGCACGCCGTACTTGTGGCGCACATATTCGATCACACGCTCGCGCCCATCCTGGCAGAAGTCCACGTCGAAGTCGGGCATGGAGACGCGTTCGGGATTGAGGAAACGCTCGAACAGCAGTTCGTAGCGCAGCGGGTCGAGATCAGTGATGCCCAGCGAATACGCCACCAGCGAGCCCGCGCCGGAACCGCGCCCCGGCCCCACCGGCACACCGTTGGGAAACTTCTCGTCGCGGAAGGATTTTGCCCAGCGGATGAAGTCGGCCACGATCAGGAAGTAGCCGGGGAACTTCATGTTGATGATGGTGTTGACCTCGAATTCCAGGCGCGCCTGATACTCCGGCATTTTGGCCGCGCGCTGCACCGCATCGGGATACAGATGCAGCATGCGCTCCTGCAGTCCGCGCTGCGATTCGCTGCGCAGGAAGTCGTCCAGCGTCTCGCCGTTGGGCGTGGGAAAATCCGGCAGGTGCGGCTTGCCCAGTTTCAGCGTGAGGTTGCAGCGTTTGGCGATCTCCACGCTGTTCTGCAAAGCCTCCGGCAGGTCGGCGAACAGCTTCGCCATCTCGGCCTGCGTCTTGAAATATTGCTGCGCGGTAAATTGCTTCACTCGGCGCTTGTCGTTCAGCACATAGCCTTCGGCGATGCATACGCGCGCCTCGTGCGCCTTGAAATCGTCAACGGTCATGAACTGCACAGGGTGAGTGGCCACTACCGGCAGCCCGAGTTCTGCGGCCAGCTTCACCGTATCGCGCAGATGCACCTCTTCGCGCGGCGCACCATAGCGCTGAACTTCCAGATAGAAACGGTTGGGGAACAGCCCCGCATATTCCTGCGCGACGACTTTCGCACTCGCCGCATTGCCGTTCATCAGCGTCGCCCCGACTTCGCCCAAGTGCGCACCGGACAAGGCGATCAATCCATCCGTTCCGGCGCGGAGCCACTCCTTGCGTATCTCGGGACGGCCGCGATACTGATTCTCCAGATAAGCCTGCGTGAGCAGTTCGCACAAGCGCAGATAACCCGCATGGGATTGGCACAACAGCAACAAACGGTATGGCTGATCGCGCACTGCGTCATTGGTCACGAACACGTCGCAGCCAACGATGGGTTTGATGCCCGCGCCGCGCGTTTCCTTGTAAAACTTCACCAACCCGAACACGTTGGACAAGTCGGTAAGCGCTAACGCCGGCATGCTGTCTGCCTTCGCTGCCGCTACCGCTTCGCCAATGCGCACGATCCCGTCGGCGATGGAATATTCGCTATGCAGACGAAGGTGAACGAAGGAAGGGTGCATGGTCGGCGGCTAAAATTTCAGGCGCCGATTTTACCACCGCAGCTGCGTTTTACCGACGGAAATAACCGGCAACGCATAACATGAAATGCCCTGCATTGGCGTATTCATTGGCATTGCGGCCCGACATGCAAGCAGGACGCGCATTTTATCGAGACTCCCGATGAACAATGGTTTGTGGTGCATATCCTGTAAGCAGCATGCAATAAAAAGAGCGGGGAGACCTGGAAGATAAGTTCGGCTTGGGGGTAGAATGCACGGCGATAGAATCAACGGCCTTTAAATCAATCGTTACTCAAGGAGAACAAGCATGAAGCGGGTAGCAGCACTATTGCTGGTGTTTGGAATGAATCTGGCGCACGCGGAGGCCGGCAGGTTGACGGCTCCCAACAATCCCAAATGGAAAGAAGAGTGCGGCAGCTGCCATACCCCCTACCCTCCGCAGCTGCTGTCGGCAGACAACTGGCGAAGCCTGATGGGCGGCCTGGATAAGCACTTCGGAACAAATGCAACACTCGACGCCAAAGACAACAAGAAAATTCTCGCTTTTCTGGAACAGAATGCCGGCAGCGGTGAAAGGTATAGTGCAGCCAGCTTGCGCATTAGCGATACGCCGTGGTTCAAGCATGAACATCACGTAATCAACGAAAAGGAATGGGTCAATCCCGAAGTGAAAAGCCGCTCCAACTGCTCGGCCTGCCATGGCAGGGTTGTACTCGGCGAATGATCGAAAAACACGCGGTTGTGCCGAACAATGCGCTTATTGACTCGCTGTCTTGCTCCGCTCCCTGAAAACGCGCTCGATTGAGACAGACAGAATGGCGATGTCTTGCGGATGAAGATCCGGAAATGAATCGTGCAGAACAACTCTCAGAAAATGCGCCGATCCGGCATTGCTGAGGGCTTGGCCGGAATCAAGCAAAGGATAGGCAACCCGGTAGGCGTTTTCGAACAAGTCGCGCAAATGCAGGTTTGTGCGGCGTTCCAGGCCTTCATTCCAGGCTGCCGCATCCTTGCCGTTCGATCCAGCCATGCAATAACCTCCTCAACGAGTATTACTTTACCGCATATAACCGGTGCACATACTAAAACCAAGGAAGCGCTGATCAAGTCTGCTTTCCCCTCTTCCAAAAGAGAGGTGGTTTGTTCGGCGTTTCCCTATATCAAGATCGGCTTTATTCCAGCCCGGCAATAAGTTCCGCGAGGCATTTGGCTCATCCTCCAGCCGATTTCGCCGCCCTTGATTATGCTTGCTGCCATCTCGCTTGATTCATTGACTCAAAGCACGGCAAATATGCCGTCACGCATGTCACGCTTTCAATCCCCGAGAAAAGCGGTTTACAAAATGAGTTGAAGGTTATTGTCGGGTAGTTTAGCCGGAAGCAAGGGGGTACTACACGATCATCAGTTCACTTGGGGATTTGGTCCGCAGCCTTCATCGATTGCGATGGCCCAACCGAAGCTTGCGTAACCGGTTGCTGTCCTTCCATTTTTTCTTTTGTCCAATCTGCCGCATCTCCTGCTCCCCAGGATAGTAATGAGGCAAGCCCCAGCACCCACAAGTTACGCTTTCTACCTTCCGGAATTCCACGATCATGCAGATGGTTGCGGATGTATTTGGCCGCTATTGAAAACACGATAGTGGAGATAATCAGATTCCAAATGGATGGCAGTGAAAACATGGGCAATTAAAATGGTAAATGCTGCATTTGGTCAGAACGGCTCATGCTGGCCATGCTGTTTCTTTGTGAAGGTTGATTTTACTCCGTTCTACCGCATGCGGGAGAGGGGATGCCACCAATTCACTATTGATTGAGAAGTGGAATCAATCTTAAGGAGACTGCCGCCCCCGCGCATCTTTATGGCATGATCTCAACGTACTCGTAAATCTCCGCATCGATCAGTTCCTTTCTCACCGGCAGAGCAGCCTCGGCGAACCATGCATGGGGATCATGTCTGTCGATCTCGCGCCCCATAAAACGGACCAATTCACAAATCGGCTCGACTACATTGATACGGTAGCGTTCGTCCTTCTTCACGTACCCCAAGTAGAGATTCTTCATGCAGTTACCTCGACACCAAGAATAGGCTTCGCAGGCGGCGCATGGCATATCGGGATGCAATTGCAACGGGCTTTTGTTAAGCCAGTTACCCTGTATCTCACCCATCTGCATACTCGGCACGTATGTCATGTCGGGACAGGGAAATATCTTGCCGTCCGGCATGACGTTGATGATGTGCGTCGAGACGCGGCACTGTGTTTGTCCGGCGTAGAGCTCCTTGGCGCGATTCGGCAACACCTTGTTGCGCACGATGCCCATGATCGGGATCAATGGGTAAAGCTTGTCCGTGCGAAGAAAGAATTTGTCGATAAGCTGAATCAGTACTGCTTTGCGCTTGTCCAGCGAATCGCCGAAATATTGTTCGTCGGCGACGAACTGCCAATACAAGTAATCGAACGATTCCGCGAGATCGTCGAGTTCCCCGAAGCTGGTATCGGAGCTCCCCCAAGTCACGCGTGCGGTGACACTGCCACCCAGCCGGTCACGCACATGGTTCACGTTTTTGTGCACTTGACGCCAGACACCCCTGCCCCGGTAACCGTCCGTGGTTTGCTCCCCGCCATCGACAGAGACAAGAACATTGGACAACTTGTGCAGCATCCAGTCAGGCAAGTTATCCAGAAGCGTACCGTTTGTCTGCAACTGGTAGCGGAAGGACGGGAAACGGCGCATCACCGTTTCCATCATCTCCCGGTTGAGCGTTGGTTCGCCACCATAGAATGTGACATAGATTT is a window of Sideroxydans sp. CL21 DNA encoding:
- a CDS encoding PAS domain S-box protein, producing the protein MNTQQRLIDIATRDVTCLPVDSNLGEAALLMARRRFSSVVVTDKDAHPVGIVTERNILHAMRASSPLETPLRTSMSAPVVVVPCTMDCLDAYQVCLREGIRHLVLVGDDGAVAGVVNETDFRLHLNLSALAGRRQLISVAQRAVPSLPPHSSLMQGLNLMQAVRASCVVVVENERPVGIVTERDVVRFYASEPERLAVRLADVMTSPVLTISSDATINHAAEQMLEKKVRHLALVDDTGRMVGLADEHDLTRTMASGLLDEKLQVDEMFLRTFVDTIPDMVWLKDIDGVYLACNRRFQLLYGAEEKDIVGKSDRDFVDQDTAEAFRKNDLKAMQEDRTIFNEEWLTFAADGYRGLFETIKTPMRDSQGQLIGVLGVSRDITRRKQTAQQLDNYRQRLEGLVVEESTKFRALVEQSLVGIYIIQDGFFRYANPGLLDMFGYDSADELVDVIPAIQFVKAEDRALVETNLRRRLDGEVAAMRYSFTAYKRNGTAMVVDAHGRRIEYQGRPAVIGTLVDITEMRRSKEELRRLVEEKSAKLHQSEELLRTLIEAIPDPIQFKDGEGRWLESNRSARHAFGLEGLDWQGKTDRELAETADPNFGEVLLHCHETDENAWHKDDVLRIEETIPQPDGDELTFDVIKKPLFHQAGGRKGLVIIGRDITELKRAEAGLRITASVFDNSREAIVITDAENFIVNVNPAFTHITGYDRQEVLGRNPRILSSGHQDSAFYTDMWTSLKDKSAWRGEIWNRRKNGEIYAELLSISVIRDDAGKVQRHVAVFSDITYFKAHEAELSRVANYDALTGIPNRRLLVDRLGQSIAHARRSGRMLAICYIDLDGFKVVNDHHGHETGDRLLVDITRRLQEILREGDTLARLGGDEFVVLFNELSQESECFQVLDRITQTIAIPIQIGGIQVAVSASIGVTFYPADDEDGDTLLRHADQAMYIAKQSGKNRYHLYDAVYDQRMRLLRENSQRISYGLGAGEFELYYQPILELASSKVTGVEALIRWNHPDRGVLHPAAFLPGIENSEIGIKLGDWVMETALAQIQAWGQAGVNLKVSINISAGHLHSPDFVGKLQRKLRQYPELPHGRLQIEVPETAALEDIGQSAEIFEACRKLGVSFALDDFGTGYSSLAYLRKLGAEMLKIDQAFIQGMTRNDGDRVLVQGVIALAKAFSRLTVAKGLEDPQLVGVLAEMGCGYAQGYGLASPMPANEFFAWYGNR
- a CDS encoding cytochrome C, translated to MKRVAALLLVFGMNLAHAEAGRLTAPNNPKWKEECGSCHTPYPPQLLSADNWRSLMGGLDKHFGTNATLDAKDNKKILAFLEQNAGSGERYSAASLRISDTPWFKHEHHVINEKEWVNPEVKSRSNCSACHGRVVLGE
- a CDS encoding LPP20 family lipoprotein; this encodes MSKITKALFVIVIGLGFAACSTPPAKVEKMPVCMFPDSDDAAPLWVCGAPVEGMATGAVGSAARSDAGTAFMKQIAANDARVELAQKLKVQAQNMVEQYAEASGAGSKEMIGRVCASVARQITDQTLYGSRIFKSIVATDGEMFVLVGLDEAGIQNVVETAIKAGMSNDQAIWKQFKTKKNLDELAAEIAKQKTGNASTDAGSGLH
- the dnaE gene encoding DNA polymerase III subunit alpha; its protein translation is MHPSFVHLRLHSEYSIADGIVRIGEAVAAAKADSMPALALTDLSNVFGLVKFYKETRGAGIKPIVGCDVFVTNDAVRDQPYRLLLLCQSHAGYLRLCELLTQAYLENQYRGRPEIRKEWLRAGTDGLIALSGAHLGEVGATLMNGNAASAKVVAQEYAGLFPNRFYLEVQRYGAPREEVHLRDTVKLAAELGLPVVATHPVQFMTVDDFKAHEARVCIAEGYVLNDKRRVKQFTAQQYFKTQAEMAKLFADLPEALQNSVEIAKRCNLTLKLGKPHLPDFPTPNGETLDDFLRSESQRGLQERMLHLYPDAVQRAAKMPEYQARLEFEVNTIINMKFPGYFLIVADFIRWAKSFRDEKFPNGVPVGPGRGSGAGSLVAYSLGITDLDPLRYELLFERFLNPERVSMPDFDVDFCQDGRERVIEYVRHKYGVQNVSQIATFGTMASKGVIRDVGRVLDFPYGLCDRLSKLVPVEGVKPVSLRKAREMEPEFNAVIASEEGVEELMELGERLEDLTRNVGMHAGGVLIAPGKLTDFCPLYCAEGSESTVSQYDKDDVESVGLVKFDFLGLRTLTIIDWAVRYIKGLGIQDPGYRIQGEGSGAQGAAGSTVSRIQDPESFAIENIPLDDKETYDRIFKTANTTAVFQFESRGMKDTLVKAKPDCLEDLIALNALYRPGPMDFIPDYINCKHGRQQVILPHPLLEKVVGNTYGIMVYQEQVMQSAQVVAGYTLGGADMLRRAMGKKKAEEMAEQRSIFVAGAGKNGIEEKKANEIFDTMEKFAGYGFNKSHAAAYSLVAYQTAYLKCHYPAAFMASTMTSEMVNTDKVSFFYQDTVQQGLTILAPDINSSCFRFQPVDAKTIAYGLGAVKGTGEAAVENIVAARKAGPFRDLFDFCHRVDKRIVNRRSIEALIRAGAFDKINDHRYQLIASLDAALGSAEQKARAANQNSLFGDDEAHAMPVRMADVPRWKMREQLAQEKTALGFYLSGHPYQEFAEELSNFVKIKLADITPDIVAPASGNGGYGNGGGGRRNNAKSLVLAGMVSGVRILQTRRGKMAVVTLDDGSAQLEVTVFNELYDMNRVWMRDDELLVVSGKANLDDYSGNMRVTAEELFPFAEARATFAKRLDITCSIDDKVRVPQLAELLKPYCGGKCPVQINYRNLIGSAPLRLGDPWQVTLPDELLDGLRAMCGAQNVQVVYA
- a CDS encoding Crp/Fnr family transcriptional regulator; amino-acid sequence: MSHHHNPNQNRLLAALRPDELQELLPHMQVVHLKAGEQIARSGERLSNVYFPIDSAIALFYRLESGESAGVAVVGNEGMFSVAEVLGGAAMPYWATVETSGHVFQVTSDTLSEMNGRMASLRDTLLLYAQASLTQISQTVVCEKHHSLTQQLCQHLLLINDKSLSDDFRLTHEAIANMLGVRRESITEAAGELRDQGLIDYNRGHIKVLNRPRLEKMCCECYAVVRDEFTRLLGGMR